From the Dethiosulfovibrio russensis genome, the window CAAGAAGTATCTTGTCGATAGAGTTCAGCTTAAGACCCACGACGTATCGTTCAACATAGACGAGATTCTGGCGGATATGTCGAAGCCGGCGGTGGAGGAGAAGGACGAGAAGATCGTTAAGGTCAAGAAGTTCCCTCTCAGGCCCATGAGTGCAGAGGAAGCCTGTATGCAGATGGATCTTTTAGGACATTCGTTCTTCATCTTTTCCAATGCCGAGAACGGTTCCATGAACGTCGTCTACAAGAGAAAGTCCGGCGGATACGGCCTATTGGAACCTACGGACTAGATTTGAACCTTACCGGAGGGGCCCTAGGGGCCCCTTTTTAAATTGTTGTGACTTGTCTGCTTCAGCGGAGGTGATCGCTTGCACGAGATGTCCCTGGTCAGCGCTATTTTGGAAAGCCTAGAAAAGATGGTGGACGAAAACGGATGGTCCTCGGTCAAATCGGTGACCCTCAGGGTGGGAGCCATGCGTCAGGTAATACCGGACGTCATGAAGTTCGCCTTCGAAGTATCGGTGAAGGGAACTCCCATGGAAGGGGCGGAACTTGCTATAATCTCGGTGCCCATAAAGTTTTCCTGCCGGGGCTGTGGAGCCCATTGGGGCGAGGAGGAACTTGGGTATCTCTGTCCTTCCTGTGGAGGGATGGAAGTGGATATGGAACAAGGAATGGAACTAGAACTGGAATCCCTGGAGGTGCAGGAACGATGACTACGAAAAAAGTAGAAGTTCAACAGGCGGTTATGGCGG encodes:
- the hpf gene encoding ribosome hibernation-promoting factor, HPF/YfiA family yields the protein MDIRFVTRNVELADELKEYMERKLSKLEKFFPKILDNQIVLNLSRGIHTVEVTSNVNGVIMRGEERDSDLRKAFDIALKNLERRIRRHKKYLVDRVQLKTHDVSFNIDEILADMSKPAVEEKDEKIVKVKKFPLRPMSAEEACMQMDLLGHSFFIFSNAENGSMNVVYKRKSGGYGLLEPTD
- a CDS encoding hydrogenase maturation nickel metallochaperone HypA, which produces MSLVSAILESLEKMVDENGWSSVKSVTLRVGAMRQVIPDVMKFAFEVSVKGTPMEGAELAIISVPIKFSCRGCGAHWGEEELGYLCPSCGGMEVDMEQGMELELESLEVQER